A genomic window from Candidatus Kouleothrix ribensis includes:
- a CDS encoding ring-cleaving dioxygenase, whose translation MDLLGIHHLTAISARIRENYHFYTQTLGMRLVKRSVNQDDVSAYHLFYADAVGSPGSDLTFFDWPVPRERRGTRAIVRTYLRVAGHAALAWWAQHLRERGVSAGTITERDGRLTLDFEDPEGQRLALIDDGGAGAAYPWERSPVPAAYQVRGLGPIMISVPDLRPTDRLLQQVMNLRPERAYPHPENPRHSVHVYSIGAGGPPAELHVAEQPGLPTAGPGAGGVHHVAFRTPTFEEYHAWAERLQAMRIPNSGKIDRYWFRSVYFHEPNGILFEIASDGPGFAVDEDPATLGEKIVLAPFLEPQRAAIVANLKPID comes from the coding sequence ATGGATCTACTAGGCATTCACCACCTGACCGCAATCTCAGCGAGGATTCGCGAGAATTACCATTTCTATACGCAGACGCTGGGCATGCGCCTGGTGAAACGTAGTGTCAACCAGGATGACGTGAGCGCCTATCACCTGTTCTATGCCGACGCAGTTGGCAGCCCCGGCAGCGACCTGACGTTTTTCGACTGGCCGGTGCCGCGCGAGCGGCGTGGCACCCGCGCGATCGTGCGCACCTACTTGCGCGTGGCCGGCCACGCAGCACTCGCCTGGTGGGCCCAACACCTGCGCGAACGCGGCGTGAGTGCCGGCACGATTACCGAGCGCGATGGCCGCCTCACACTCGATTTCGAAGACCCGGAAGGCCAGCGGCTGGCACTGATCGACGACGGCGGCGCCGGGGCAGCCTATCCGTGGGAGCGCAGCCCCGTGCCGGCAGCCTACCAGGTGCGCGGGCTTGGGCCGATCATGATCAGCGTGCCCGATCTACGCCCAACTGATCGGCTATTACAGCAGGTGATGAATCTGCGCCCTGAGCGCGCGTACCCACATCCCGAGAACCCGCGCCACAGTGTGCATGTCTACTCGATCGGCGCGGGCGGCCCGCCCGCCGAGCTGCATGTTGCCGAACAGCCAGGCCTGCCCACCGCCGGGCCTGGTGCCGGCGGGGTACACCACGTAGCCTTCCGCACGCCGACCTTCGAAGAGTACCACGCGTGGGCCGAACGCTTACAGGCTATGCGCATCCCGAATAGCGGCAAGATCGACCGCTACTGGTTCCGCAGCGTATACTTCCACGAGCCGAATGGCATTCTGTTCGAGATCGCCTCCGATGGGCCAGGCTTTGCAGTCGACGAGGATCCCGCTACGCTCGGCGAGAAGATCGTATTGGCACCCTTCCTCGAACCGCAACGGGCAGCGATCGTCGCCAACCTCAAGCCTATCGACTGA
- a CDS encoding MBL fold metallo-hydrolase, translated as MNIVHVGYDSTNYYLIGARATPLLIDVGWPGTLPKLLASLKRKDIPFQQIGYLLATHYHPDHAGLAQELKDRGVRLIVLEQQVAAIPMLKRYMKPAHHYIDITLHDNLLLTVDASRAFLKNIGINGSIIATPGHSDDSVSLVLDEGAAFTGDLTPPDAATDDVRAIVSRSWALLRSLGAHTIYPGHGPPRPLPRGLD; from the coding sequence ATGAATATTGTGCATGTTGGGTACGACTCGACCAACTATTACCTGATCGGCGCGCGCGCCACGCCGTTGCTGATTGATGTCGGCTGGCCGGGCACCCTGCCGAAGCTGCTCGCGAGCCTCAAACGCAAAGATATCCCATTTCAGCAGATCGGCTACCTACTTGCAACGCACTATCACCCCGATCACGCCGGGCTGGCACAAGAGCTGAAGGATCGAGGCGTGCGCCTGATCGTGCTCGAGCAGCAGGTTGCTGCCATCCCCATGCTTAAGCGCTACATGAAACCGGCTCACCACTACATCGACATAACGTTGCATGATAATCTGCTGCTGACGGTTGATGCGAGCCGGGCATTCCTGAAGAACATCGGCATCAATGGGTCGATCATCGCTACGCCGGGCCACTCCGACGACAGCGTATCGCTAGTGCTCGACGAGGGCGCGGCCTTTACCGGCGACCTGACGCCACCCGACGCTGCCACCGACGATGTTCGCGCGATAGTGAGCCGGAGCTGGGCCTTGCTGCGCTCGCTGGGCGCACACACGATCTATCCTGGCCATGGCCCGCCCCGGCCGCTGCCGCGGGGGTTAGACTAA
- a CDS encoding TetR/AcrR family transcriptional regulator gives MPKGFTDHERAQIHAQLLAKGQELFGLHGIRKTNVEEITRAVGISKGAFYLFYESKEALFFAILQQFEAEYRARLIADLARPGLSPHQRLVTVLGQSVTLALAHPLFAHFGSDEFAYLLRKLPAEQPDTHMNSDVEFSRQFIAAARAAGITITATPELMTSLLRALVMLNFHKDMIGPADYHHVAAVLIDQVVTYLMKEPTP, from the coding sequence ATGCCGAAGGGCTTCACCGATCACGAGCGCGCGCAGATTCACGCGCAACTGCTGGCCAAGGGCCAGGAGCTGTTTGGGCTGCACGGCATCAGAAAGACCAATGTCGAGGAGATCACCCGCGCCGTAGGCATCTCGAAGGGCGCGTTCTACTTGTTCTATGAATCGAAAGAGGCGCTCTTCTTCGCCATCCTGCAACAGTTCGAGGCCGAATACCGCGCCCGCCTGATCGCCGACCTGGCCCGGCCGGGGCTGTCGCCACACCAGCGGCTGGTGACGGTGCTTGGGCAATCGGTAACGCTTGCACTGGCGCACCCACTATTCGCGCACTTCGGCAGCGACGAATTCGCCTACCTGCTACGCAAGCTACCGGCCGAGCAGCCCGACACGCATATGAACAGCGATGTCGAGTTCAGCCGGCAATTTATCGCCGCCGCACGCGCTGCCGGCATCACCATCACCGCCACGCCCGAGCTGATGACCAGCCTGCTGCGCGCGCTGGTAATGCTGAACTTCCACAAAGACATGATCGGGCCGGCCGACTACCATCATGTCGCTGCGGTGCTGATCGACCAGGTCGTCACGTACCTTATGAAGGAACCAACCCCATGA
- a CDS encoding polyprenol monophosphomannose synthase, with amino-acid sequence MIAQDFDRTVAATRLTDIADCTVVIPTYNERENIGALIPQVLALPRFRVLVVDDNSPDGTRQVVQQLARNEPRIGLLARPGKQGLGRAYVAGFRRALAEGAEYIFEMDADFSHDPQYLPAMLAAAESRYDLTLGSRYVHGGGTVNWGWLRQLISRGGNVYARAILGLPVMDATGGFRCYRRRVLERLNLDAICSNGYSFQIELVYRTLQAGFTIGEVPIVFPDRRVGQSKMSRRIVLEALLTVWRLRLGR; translated from the coding sequence ATGATTGCACAGGATTTCGATCGCACTGTCGCGGCCACGCGGCTCACCGACATCGCCGACTGCACGGTTGTCATCCCAACCTATAACGAGCGCGAGAACATTGGCGCGCTGATACCGCAGGTGCTCGCACTGCCGCGTTTTCGCGTGCTGGTGGTCGACGACAACTCGCCCGATGGTACCAGGCAAGTCGTGCAGCAGCTCGCGCGTAACGAGCCGCGAATTGGGCTGCTGGCGCGCCCCGGCAAGCAAGGCCTTGGGCGGGCGTACGTGGCCGGGTTTCGGCGTGCGCTGGCCGAAGGTGCCGAGTATATCTTCGAAATGGATGCCGACTTCTCGCACGACCCGCAGTATCTGCCGGCTATGCTGGCAGCAGCCGAGTCGCGCTACGATCTTACGCTCGGCTCGCGCTATGTGCATGGCGGTGGCACGGTGAACTGGGGCTGGTTGCGCCAGCTGATCAGCCGCGGCGGCAACGTGTATGCGCGCGCGATCCTGGGCCTACCAGTGATGGACGCGACCGGCGGCTTTCGCTGCTACCGGCGGCGCGTGCTCGAGCGGCTCAACCTCGATGCGATCTGCTCGAATGGCTACTCATTTCAGATCGAGCTGGTCTACCGCACGCTACAGGCCGGGTTCACGATCGGCGAGGTGCCGATCGTCTTTCCAGACCGGCGGGTCGGGCAGTCGAAGATGTCGCGCCGGATCGTGCTCGAAGCCCTGCTGACTGTCTGGCGGCTACGCTTAGGGCGCTAG
- a CDS encoding ABC transporter permease codes for MNRLIATLRTDARLQLRNGFYYASAFVLAIYALALSQLPGTGVRLAWLVPALVLNNLAITSFYFASGQVLLEKIEGSLSAQVVTPLRAGEYIASKTITLTLLSLAYNLAIVVLLIGRGVGPGLVLGITAAAAIYTLFGITAVARYTTLNEYLIPSIAYIGGLMLPILPYMLGWEHPLLYLHPIQAALVLMRAASEPIGAGQWAYGLLYSLLWIGLAYWLARRAFRRHIAQ; via the coding sequence ATGAATCGCTTGATTGCCACATTACGCACCGATGCGCGCCTGCAACTGCGCAACGGCTTCTACTACGCCAGCGCGTTCGTGCTGGCGATCTATGCGCTGGCACTGAGCCAGCTGCCGGGCACAGGCGTGCGGCTGGCCTGGCTGGTGCCTGCGCTGGTGCTGAACAACCTGGCGATCACCAGCTTCTACTTCGCCAGCGGCCAGGTACTGCTCGAAAAAATCGAAGGCAGCCTGAGCGCGCAGGTGGTAACGCCCCTGCGTGCCGGCGAGTATATTGCATCCAAGACCATCACGCTCACACTGCTATCGCTGGCTTACAACCTGGCGATCGTGGTTCTGTTGATTGGGCGGGGCGTTGGGCCGGGGCTAGTGCTGGGAATAACGGCGGCAGCGGCGATCTACACGCTGTTCGGAATCACGGCGGTGGCGCGCTACACTACGCTTAACGAATACCTCATCCCCTCGATCGCGTACATTGGCGGGCTGATGCTGCCGATACTGCCGTACATGCTGGGCTGGGAACATCCGCTGCTGTACTTGCACCCAATCCAGGCCGCGCTGGTGCTGATGCGCGCGGCGAGTGAGCCGATCGGCGCCGGCCAGTGGGCTTATGGCCTGCTGTACTCGCTGCTCTGGATCGGCCTGGCCTACTGGCTGGCCCGGCGCGCCTTCCGGCGCCATATTGCCCAATAA
- a CDS encoding amino acid adenylation domain-containing protein, whose protein sequence is MLGAAFTALLARYTANDYIRFGMARPARANSPLTIDLTSVPSGAALVQQLREHHAQLFESCAYRPAPSAEAMLCYSYQPEHNIQSTASYRRQHDGELCIELSDPASARRTSWRYQAGRFEAATIARMHDYVQILLHGMLADPTRPVNRLPLLTDADRHQALVEWNSTTKPYALTHCIHELFEAQVARTPTATALIFADEQLSYRELNRRANRLAYQLRQLGVGADTLVGLCMDRSPEQIVSVLAILKAGGAYVPLDPSYPRARLALMIDDTQAPVILTQQHLTERLPNSNAHVLCVDDSAATTPDHDLNLDATNAVDSLAYVIYTSGSTGTPKGVLISHLGLVNHTYAMIESHALDSDDRVLQFSSLGFDASAATLFPALIAGAALVLPSAAPSELLGDQLTQLCERERVSILQLPASVWHRWVDDLMVHGKPFRAPVKVLLVGGESPSLDKLRDWTRLAGRTMTFLNAYGPTEATVTATLYSMVCDEHSTAALTSIPMGRPLANKQIFLLDSQLQPVPIGAPGELYIGGIGLARGYLNRPELTAERFIDWQHTHTDGSAACQAGVRLYRTGDLARYRPDGNLEFLGRIDHQVKLRGFRIELGEIESTLRQHVLVRDAVVQAREDTPGLQRLVAYIVTGDQPAMPGTAQISDELRTYLRARMPDYMVPSAFVPLAAMPLTHNGKIDRRALPPPELYNPPATTSAAPRTSEEAVLADIWASVLGRPKIGIHDDFFALGGHSLLAARAVVLVNTTFKRDIPLRVLYEAPTVAAFAAALCDATPTPTSVADLIADVRLDPGITLPVGERYHPGTPAQAIFLTGGTGYLGAFLLAELLTSTSATIYCLTRAATQQEAEQRIQRTLAGYQIWQERWRDRIIAVIGDLRQPRLGLNPYIYERLAETIDVIYHAGAQVHYLYPYSALRASNVQGSVEVLRLACRLRLKPVHYVSTIGVAAANESGDLIQAPAMVGGESAAGYAQSKWVTEGIMQIARARGVPITIYRPGRIGSHSQSGVANPGDFLVQLLAGCMQLGLVPDLPIVENLIPVDYTARAIVHLSQLPTRENQTIHLLNPQPTPWYSIIDIANRWGYALELVPFQPWYRALRRNADSDRSQVLHSLLLLPHDQAAMQWINDWMQPAFMQRNAADALADAGLPCPRIDAPLLERMFADGVERGLFVPPAAAFNMVANTALIQYQT, encoded by the coding sequence GTGCTTGGTGCAGCCTTTACTGCCCTGCTTGCCCGCTATACCGCCAACGACTATATCCGCTTCGGCATGGCCCGGCCCGCTCGAGCCAACTCCCCACTGACGATCGATCTCACCAGTGTGCCGTCTGGCGCTGCGCTCGTGCAGCAGCTGCGCGAGCACCACGCGCAGCTGTTCGAATCATGCGCCTACCGGCCCGCGCCGTCGGCAGAGGCAATGCTCTGCTACTCCTATCAGCCCGAACACAACATACAATCAACCGCATCATATCGGCGCCAGCACGACGGTGAGCTGTGCATCGAGCTAAGCGACCCAGCCAGCGCGCGGCGAACCAGCTGGCGCTACCAGGCCGGGCGCTTCGAGGCCGCCACGATCGCCCGTATGCACGATTATGTCCAGATCTTGCTGCATGGTATGCTCGCAGACCCCACCCGGCCGGTCAATCGTCTACCGCTACTGACCGACGCCGACCGGCATCAGGCCCTGGTTGAGTGGAACAGCACCACAAAGCCCTATGCGCTCACACACTGCATCCACGAGCTGTTCGAGGCACAGGTCGCCCGCACGCCTACGGCTACAGCACTGATCTTCGCCGATGAACAATTGAGCTATCGCGAACTCAACCGCCGCGCCAACCGCCTGGCCTACCAGCTGCGTCAGCTTGGCGTTGGCGCCGACACACTGGTTGGGTTGTGTATGGATCGATCGCCTGAGCAGATCGTGAGCGTACTGGCCATTCTGAAGGCCGGCGGTGCCTACGTGCCACTCGACCCGTCGTACCCGCGTGCGCGGCTGGCGCTGATGATCGATGATACACAGGCGCCAGTCATTCTCACTCAGCAACATCTTACCGAGCGCCTACCCAACTCAAACGCGCACGTCCTCTGCGTCGACGACAGCGCCGCCACCACACCCGACCATGATCTCAATCTCGACGCCACGAACGCCGTCGATAGCCTTGCCTATGTGATCTATACCTCCGGCTCAACCGGCACACCCAAGGGCGTGCTAATCAGCCACCTTGGCCTGGTCAACCACACCTACGCTATGATCGAGAGTCATGCGCTCGACTCAGACGACCGCGTGCTACAGTTCTCGTCGCTTGGCTTCGATGCCTCGGCTGCAACACTCTTTCCCGCGCTCATCGCGGGCGCGGCGCTGGTGCTACCTTCGGCAGCGCCATCCGAGCTGCTCGGCGACCAGCTGACGCAGCTGTGCGAGCGTGAGCGTGTGAGCATCCTCCAGCTGCCCGCCTCGGTCTGGCATCGCTGGGTCGACGATCTGATGGTGCATGGTAAGCCGTTTCGCGCCCCGGTAAAAGTGCTGCTGGTCGGCGGCGAGAGCCCCTCGCTCGATAAGCTACGCGACTGGACCCGGCTGGCTGGGCGTACGATGACTTTTCTGAACGCCTACGGCCCAACTGAGGCCACGGTCACGGCGACACTCTACAGTATGGTCTGCGATGAGCATTCAACAGCAGCGCTGACCAGCATTCCCATGGGCCGGCCGCTCGCCAACAAGCAGATTTTCCTGCTCGATAGTCAGCTACAGCCTGTACCAATCGGTGCGCCTGGCGAGCTGTACATCGGCGGCATCGGCCTGGCGCGCGGCTACCTCAACCGCCCCGAGCTTACTGCCGAACGCTTTATCGACTGGCAGCACACGCACACCGATGGCTCGGCCGCATGTCAGGCCGGAGTGCGGCTATACCGCACCGGCGACCTGGCGCGTTACCGTCCCGACGGCAATCTTGAGTTCCTGGGGCGAATCGACCACCAGGTCAAGCTGCGCGGGTTTCGGATCGAGCTGGGCGAGATCGAAAGCACGCTACGTCAGCACGTGCTGGTACGCGACGCCGTGGTACAGGCTCGCGAAGATACCCCTGGCCTACAGCGACTGGTAGCCTATATTGTTACCGGCGACCAACCGGCCATGCCCGGCACCGCCCAGATCTCCGACGAGCTACGCACATACCTGCGCGCGCGCATGCCCGACTATATGGTTCCATCGGCCTTCGTACCACTGGCTGCCATGCCGCTTACCCACAACGGCAAGATCGATCGCCGCGCGCTGCCGCCCCCTGAGCTCTACAACCCGCCGGCTACAACCAGCGCCGCACCACGCACATCTGAAGAAGCCGTGCTGGCCGATATCTGGGCCAGCGTGCTCGGCCGGCCGAAGATCGGCATCCACGACGACTTCTTTGCGCTGGGTGGGCATTCGCTGCTGGCGGCCCGCGCGGTTGTGCTGGTCAACACAACCTTCAAGCGCGACATCCCGCTGCGCGTGCTGTACGAGGCGCCGACCGTCGCTGCCTTTGCGGCAGCCCTATGCGATGCGACACCGACACCGACCTCGGTGGCTGATCTCATCGCAGATGTCAGGCTCGATCCAGGCATCACCCTGCCAGTCGGCGAGCGCTACCATCCCGGCACGCCAGCTCAGGCGATCTTCTTGACCGGGGGAACCGGATACTTGGGCGCATTTTTGCTCGCCGAGCTACTCACCTCGACTAGCGCAACAATCTACTGCCTTACGCGTGCCGCGACGCAGCAAGAGGCCGAGCAGCGCATCCAACGGACATTGGCCGGCTATCAGATTTGGCAAGAGCGCTGGCGTGACCGCATCATCGCTGTGATCGGCGATCTGCGCCAGCCGCGGCTCGGTCTCAATCCATATATCTACGAACGTCTTGCTGAGACAATCGACGTAATCTACCACGCCGGCGCGCAGGTTCACTACCTATATCCCTACAGCGCGCTCCGTGCGTCAAATGTGCAGGGCAGCGTCGAGGTGCTCAGGCTCGCCTGCCGGCTACGCCTGAAACCAGTCCATTATGTCTCGACGATTGGTGTGGCTGCGGCTAACGAGAGCGGCGACCTCATACAAGCGCCGGCAATGGTCGGCGGCGAAAGCGCGGCCGGGTACGCCCAGAGCAAGTGGGTTACCGAAGGAATCATGCAGATCGCGCGGGCCCGCGGGGTACCAATTACAATCTACCGGCCCGGCCGCATCGGCAGCCACAGCCAATCAGGGGTTGCCAATCCAGGCGACTTCCTGGTACAACTGCTGGCTGGCTGCATGCAGCTTGGGCTAGTTCCCGATCTCCCGATCGTCGAAAATCTCATCCCTGTCGATTACACCGCCCGCGCGATCGTCCATCTCTCGCAGCTGCCCACGCGCGAAAACCAGACCATCCACCTACTCAACCCGCAGCCAACGCCGTGGTACTCGATCATCGATATCGCGAACCGCTGGGGCTATGCGCTCGAGCTAGTGCCGTTCCAACCGTGGTATCGCGCGTTACGCCGCAACGCCGACTCGGATCGTAGCCAGGTGCTGCATAGCTTGCTGCTGCTACCGCACGACCAGGCAGCCATGCAGTGGATCAACGATTGGATGCAGCCAGCCTTTATGCAACGCAACGCCGCCGACGCACTCGCCGACGCCGGGCTGCCCTGCCCACGCATCGACGCGCCGTTGCTCGAGCGCATGTTCGCGGATGGCGTTGAGCGCGGCCTGTTCGTCCCACCGGCCGCTGCGTTTAATATGGTTGCCAACACAGCGCTAATTCAATACCAAACCTAA
- a CDS encoding DUF4129 domain-containing protein has translation MALMQAALVAAICGPIRRFIPGWQPLYLVGASFAVSIEAGLIHHTFRREEFWLDDLLRYIVPEVFLMVIVMRLATAITGEATPLIERARGWLYDPLSIFDIAFVCAVLLGLLLGALSHTLMSTLFVLEPRDSELALADHDDAQTVVMLANQDRTAALARISSRFVFGGVVLLLALGIEAVNIQRIAAPALPLSQLSAAAALVYFTCGFLLYSQARLARLRARWRIDGAHVAGDVPQRWTRISWLIIVGVVVIAALLPRSYGLGLLATLQRSIGLLGYLIALIGYALTSLLGLLAIIPLLILSWLTGGSTAASNTPLPSLAFPTFEAPPPGTFEPRLWAAILFWICMALLAVYAASIVLQRNPGLVQALTRRGPLLWLLRRLGWLWRDTRSWAGQAAERARTLFQRRTPPRRAGLPALRLARLAPRELVRYFYRSTLRRAAAGGVPRRTDQTPYEYSAQLAQLLPEAQPDIAELTESFVLAEYSPRPIGDDDARRVRRPWERVRRRLRTLGKRGEGDA, from the coding sequence ATGGCGCTGATGCAGGCGGCGCTGGTCGCGGCGATCTGCGGCCCGATTCGCCGCTTCATCCCCGGCTGGCAGCCGCTATACCTGGTGGGGGCAAGCTTCGCCGTATCGATCGAAGCGGGGCTGATCCACCACACCTTCCGGCGCGAAGAGTTTTGGCTCGACGATCTGCTGCGCTATATTGTGCCCGAAGTCTTCCTGATGGTGATCGTAATGCGCCTGGCTACCGCGATCACCGGCGAAGCCACACCGTTGATCGAGCGGGCGCGCGGCTGGCTGTACGATCCGCTGAGCATCTTCGACATCGCGTTCGTGTGTGCGGTGCTGCTTGGCCTGCTGCTCGGCGCACTATCGCACACGCTGATGAGTACGCTGTTCGTGCTCGAGCCGCGTGATTCCGAGCTGGCATTAGCCGATCACGATGATGCTCAGACAGTGGTTATGCTTGCGAATCAGGATCGCACGGCGGCGCTGGCGCGTATCAGCAGCCGGTTTGTGTTCGGCGGCGTGGTGCTGTTGCTGGCGCTGGGTATCGAGGCAGTGAATATCCAGCGGATCGCCGCGCCGGCCCTGCCGCTGTCGCAGCTGAGCGCGGCGGCGGCGCTGGTGTACTTCACGTGCGGGTTTCTACTGTATAGCCAGGCGCGGCTGGCCCGGCTACGCGCACGCTGGCGGATCGACGGCGCGCATGTGGCCGGCGATGTGCCGCAACGCTGGACGCGCATCAGCTGGCTGATTATCGTTGGTGTTGTGGTGATTGCCGCGTTACTGCCGCGCTCGTACGGGCTAGGGCTGTTAGCGACACTCCAGCGCTCGATTGGGCTGTTGGGCTACCTGATCGCGCTGATTGGCTATGCGCTGACGAGCCTGTTAGGATTACTGGCGATCATCCCGCTCTTGATCCTGTCGTGGCTCACCGGCGGCAGTACCGCTGCCAGCAACACGCCGCTGCCGTCGCTGGCCTTCCCCACGTTTGAGGCCCCGCCACCCGGCACGTTCGAGCCTCGGCTATGGGCGGCGATACTGTTCTGGATCTGCATGGCGCTGCTGGCAGTGTATGCCGCCAGCATTGTGCTGCAGCGCAACCCCGGCCTGGTTCAGGCGCTTACACGCCGCGGGCCGTTGCTGTGGCTATTACGCCGGCTGGGCTGGCTGTGGCGCGATACACGCAGCTGGGCCGGGCAGGCGGCCGAGCGCGCGCGTACGCTATTCCAGCGCCGCACGCCACCACGCCGGGCCGGCCTCCCGGCGCTACGGCTGGCGCGGTTGGCGCCGCGCGAGCTGGTGCGCTACTTCTATCGTTCGACCTTGCGCCGCGCGGCGGCTGGCGGGGTGCCGCGCCGCACCGACCAGACACCTTACGAGTATAGTGCGCAGCTGGCGCAGCTGCTGCCCGAGGCTCAGCCCGACATCGCCGAGCTGACCGAATCGTTTGTGCTGGCCGAGTATAGCCCACGCCCGATCGGCGACGACGATGCGCGGCGCGTGCGGCGCCCATGGGAGCGTGTGCGGCGGCGCTTGCGCACCCTGGGTAAGCGCGGCGAGGGTGACGCTTAG